A single window of uncultured Methanospirillum sp. DNA harbors:
- a CDS encoding ABC transporter ATP-binding protein — MEIHPGEFIAIMGPSGSGKSTLLNLMGCLDVPNEGEIWIDGNSTGTMTDNQLTDLRLNTLGFVFQYFNLFPLFNALNNVHYPYVTRTGRVHDTTRAEEALTDVGLPDNFWHHRPNQLSGGQQQRVAIARALVNDPAIILCDEPTGNLDTKTGTAILELLSDLSTREGRTIVMVTHDLKTAGYADRIIRIVDGKVEG, encoded by the coding sequence TTGGAGATCCATCCCGGAGAGTTCATTGCGATCATGGGACCTTCTGGTTCAGGGAAATCCACACTGCTAAACCTGATGGGATGTCTGGATGTACCTAATGAGGGTGAGATCTGGATTGACGGGAACTCTACTGGAACCATGACCGATAACCAGTTAACAGACCTCAGACTAAACACCCTCGGTTTTGTATTCCAATATTTTAACCTGTTTCCTCTGTTCAATGCCTTAAATAATGTTCATTATCCATATGTTACCCGGACAGGGAGGGTGCATGACACTACCCGGGCAGAAGAAGCACTCACTGATGTCGGGCTTCCCGATAATTTTTGGCATCATCGCCCTAATCAACTCTCTGGAGGTCAGCAACAGAGAGTTGCGATTGCCAGGGCTCTGGTTAACGATCCGGCAATAATTCTCTGTGATGAACCCACAGGTAACCTTGACACAAAAACAGGTACTGCTATCCTGGAATTATTATCTGACTTGAGTACACGTGAAGGAAGAACAATAGTTATGGTCACTCATGATCTGAAAACCGCAGGATATGCAGATCGAATCATCAGGATTGTGGACGGGAAAGTTGAAGGATAA
- a CDS encoding FtsX-like permease family protein, whose amino-acid sequence MTSQRIIFSFATNNLRLHWLRSLLAVIGIIIGVLSIISMGMIQNVTVMTNMEQWKSLDSFQVNLNTDYAEKEGIDPYISERQADQIQKISTEAIFAPYYYDSDDTIKHKKEKLSTTIYGIKPQNLNLLFEFQVGNIPRSGNEIVIGADLAKKKNLWIGSQIIIISKDGQEIPTRVVGVLKPYPQMWMMSPDQAIFPYEPWLRERIMFKGYNNVLVKVKNTKNIETIKQNILTEMNKRKTIMDIFDLNEYRNQWIEDMQKQAASATATAGISLIVAGVSIFNVMVMSVIERYREIGVLRSIGTRRSAIMCMFIYESFLLGLLGAILGGISGVIIGYTSISLMSGLKYFYDPSTLISIPYGMSYGIAISLISGIYPAWKASRLNPIEALRQE is encoded by the coding sequence ATGACCAGTCAGAGGATAATATTCAGTTTTGCTACTAATAATCTTCGTCTTCACTGGCTTCGATCCCTTCTTGCAGTGATAGGAATAATCATTGGAGTATTGTCCATCATCTCAATGGGGATGATCCAGAACGTCACCGTTATGACGAATATGGAGCAGTGGAAGTCTTTGGATTCGTTCCAGGTGAATTTGAATACCGATTATGCCGAAAAGGAAGGAATCGATCCATATATCTCCGAACGACAGGCCGATCAGATCCAAAAAATTAGTACAGAAGCCATTTTTGCACCATATTACTACGATTCTGATGACACTATAAAACATAAAAAAGAAAAACTCAGTACGACGATATATGGGATTAAACCCCAGAATCTTAATCTTTTATTTGAGTTTCAAGTAGGGAATATCCCCCGTTCTGGAAATGAAATTGTTATCGGGGCAGACCTTGCCAAAAAAAAGAATCTGTGGATAGGATCCCAGATTATCATAATTTCAAAGGATGGTCAGGAAATACCAACCCGGGTTGTAGGTGTTCTAAAACCCTATCCTCAAATGTGGATGATGTCTCCTGATCAGGCAATATTTCCATATGAACCATGGCTCAGAGAACGGATCATGTTCAAAGGATATAACAATGTCCTCGTAAAAGTTAAGAATACAAAGAATATCGAGACGATTAAGCAGAATATTCTTACAGAAATGAATAAAAGAAAGACAATTATGGATATTTTTGATCTGAATGAATACCGAAATCAGTGGATTGAAGATATGCAGAAACAGGCTGCCAGTGCCACCGCTACAGCAGGAATATCCCTGATCGTCGCGGGTGTATCTATCTTTAATGTAATGGTCATGTCTGTTATCGAACGATACCGGGAGATAGGAGTACTCCGTTCAATAGGAACTAGGCGATCAGCGATCATGTGCATGTTCATCTATGAATCATTTCTTCTCGGTCTACTCGGAGCAATTCTTGGGGGAATATCTGGAGTAATAATTGGATATACCAGTATATCGCTTATGTCCGGGTTGAAATATTTCTATGACCCGTCCACCCTGATATCAATCCCGTATGGAATGAGTTATGGTATTGCTATAAGTCTTATTTCCGGGATATACCCAGCTTGGAAAGCATCCCGCCTGAATCCCATTGAGGCACTTAGGCAGGAGTGA